The genomic stretch CACGCGCTGGGGCCGGGTCTGTTGCTGTACGAGGTGCAGCAGGCCAGCGACACCACCTACCGCGTGTACGACTGGGATCGCCCGGCCAGCGCTGGCCGGAGGCTGCACATCGAGGAGTCCGTGCGCGTGACCGATCCGCACGCGCAGGGCGACTTCCGGGCCGGCCACGACACCCTGGGACTGGGCGAACTGGTGGCGTGCGAGTACTTCACGCTGCGCGGCGTGCCGGGTGAGCAGGCCCAGGACACGGCGGGCCGCGTGCACATCGTCACCACCGTCGAGGGCACCCTGACCCTGGAAGCCGGCCTGGAGTCGCTGGAGCTGCCGCAGTACGCGACCGCCATCGTGCCCGCCACGACCGGCCTGTACCACCTGAACGGCGAGGGCCGCGCCCTGGTAGCGAGACCGGGCTGAGTCAGGACAGAAGAAGACGCCCTGGACACACGATCCAGGGCGTCTTCTTTTTGGATGGGGTGGGAGGGGCGGTGGGGCGGCGGACGAACCCCTCAGTCAGCTGCGCTGACAGCTCCCCTGGGGGGGAGCCAACCATCACATCCTTGCCTCCCCCCCAGGGGAGGTGCCCCGGAGGGGCGGACTCGGAGACCTGCGAAGCAGAGGGGTTCGCCCGCAGCCCCACTGCAATCAGCCCAGTCGATCCTTCTTACCGCCGACCGCGTCCGCCCCGGCCCCGTGCAGGCTGCGGGCCGACGCGCCCGGCCCCGGTGCCTGCCGGAGCGCTGCCGCCACGCTGGCCCTGGCCGCCACCCGACTGGCCGCGCCGCTCGCCACCCTCACTGCGACCGGACGGTTGACCGCCGCCGGAACGACCACCCTGGGCCGCCCCCTGCGGACGCGGCCCACCCTGACCCTGGCCCCTGGGCTGACCGCCGCCCTGCCGGCCCACGCCGTTGCCGCTGCCCTGGCCCTGCTTCTCCTGGATGGCGCGGTCGATCTGCGTCTCCTCGCGGCTCAGGGGCGGGTGCAGCGCCTCGGGCAGGCCCCGGCGCACGCTCTGCCACAACCCACGCTGTTCGGGGATCAGCAGCACGAGGTTCACGCCGGGCCGCCCGGCCCGCGCCGTGCGGCCGGAGCGGTGCACGTGATCCTCGGAGGTCTGGGCGATATCCATGTGGATCACCAGCCGCACCTCCGGCAGGTCGATCCCGCGCCCGGCGATGTCGGTGGCGACCAGGACGCGGGACTTGCCTTCACGCAGCAGCATCATGGTGTGCTCGCGCTTCTTCTGATCCATGTTGCCCTGGAGGGGGCTCACGATCTCGCCCCTCAGCAGTTCGTTCAGGCGTTCGGCGCGGCGTTTGACCAGCGCCTTGGTGCGGCAGAAGATGACCACGCAGCCGCCGGGCTTGCTCAGGGCGTCTTTCGCGTGCGTGGCGGCCACGTTCAGCACGTCGTCGCGGGTCGTGTTCAGCAGCAGGTGGGTGGCCCCGGTCGCGCCGCCCATGATGTCGGCGGCGTTCGAATCGCTGTCAGCGTGGCGGGCCGGCGCGATGTCGATGCGCTCGGGACGCACCATGAACCGCTCCGCGACCGAGCGGATCTCGGCCGGGAAGGTCGCGGAGGCCATCGCCAGCTGCAGGTGCTGGCCGCCGTGTCCGCTGCCCGTCTGGGTCTGCGCGGCCCGCAGGATGTCGCCCACGTCGCGCAGGAAGCCCAGCGACAGCAGTTCGTCGGCCTCGTCGAGCACCACGTACTTCAGCCCGGCCAGGCTCAGTTCGTTCCGGGTGATCAGGTCTTTCAGGCGGCCAGGGGTGCCAGCGAT from Deinococcus sp. AB2017081 encodes the following:
- a CDS encoding DEAD/DEAH box helicase codes for the protein MTRTRTAPRSAATPAAPSTSEGAAPTVRDWRALLGDRTPTPVQEGAIPALLAGRDVITTARTGSGKTLAFLIPAAARGIGMRDVRGMRPEVLVVTPTRELAVQIRDVARELGMTAGRITGGITPGQTRSEATGKGLIAGTPGRLKDLITRNELSLAGLKYVVLDEADELLSLGFLRDVGDILRAAQTQTGSGHGGQHLQLAMASATFPAEIRSVAERFMVRPERIDIAPARHADSDSNAADIMGGATGATHLLLNTTRDDVLNVAATHAKDALSKPGGCVVIFCRTKALVKRRAERLNELLRGEIVSPLQGNMDQKKREHTMMLLREGKSRVLVATDIAGRGIDLPEVRLVIHMDIAQTSEDHVHRSGRTARAGRPGVNLVLLIPEQRGLWQSVRRGLPEALHPPLSREETQIDRAIQEKQGQGSGNGVGRQGGGQPRGQGQGGPRPQGAAQGGRSGGGQPSGRSEGGERRGQSGGGQGQRGGSAPAGTGAGRVGPQPARGRGGRGRR